One region of Streptomyces sp. NBC_00442 genomic DNA includes:
- a CDS encoding condensation domain-containing protein, giving the protein MATDTSAALQEELLRRARARAAGRPAAQAPAAVREFGPAPLTHAQRRMWLMERLGQNGAQYSVPFATRLRGPLDLDALSAALTELVRRHGILRTRYGRDGDEPWQETLPAPDTLTVDLVESPGDGDGDGSGLLAAEARRPFDLADSTTPRALVLRHGPQDHTVLLTFHHISIDGGSLETVAHEIATLYAAARDGRTATLPEPPQYADFARREHADAARLDAGLAHWTRTLAGAAPPRLPRPAAPPADAARRPAATRTAALADHVLPALRELGRTRHATVFTVGLAAAFAALHRLTGERDLVIGCAATHREGQAMRGLVGLCVNTLPVRVDLSGDPGFATLVERVRDALLAAQQHRDVPFDLILERLGAGARGDDGTALVRVTTDVVGAPTALELPGLEATAVDVGLGEAKFDLTLGLLDTRRPESLVQYARTALDDETGEALGTSFAELLTAVAADPALPLSRLPGRLAEPPSVQGHPAQARLLAHPDVADAHVPDPQGGPLLAYAVLDRIGGPSPVQLRSHLRDVLGRDLVPAAVMLLDAMPRAADGSVDTARLPAAPRTTSPGSRHIETVTEAFAGLLGRRPGPDDDFFALGGHSLAAVQLAERLRSTLTLPLIGLDIMQTRTPRAVAALLDARAAQRAAAAAATASSSTASPRPRRVREGTVLVTGGTGGVGAFVLRELAAQGRPVIALARPESAHLVAGDGIDVIEGDLGDPDSLRAAVESADAVIHAACTFTRPEVDVAAMRAMADAWRAGPFVFVSSVDAYGHPSAAEVAEESPSQAPLSAYGQAKLDCERLLLRAAGTGGRGGASAVRSPIVWGAHDRLRDQLRWGATGLLYQAALAGRPVGLPAPGAGGHDWYGAPWVHAAALARAVTSCLDAPVHGVANAVGGHVAWSDLTAELVTLLDSDSAVTFDDAVHQDLDHRWHYRADRLATALRPAPGEDLHTVLASMIKPTGERPSSGA; this is encoded by the coding sequence ATGGCCACTGACACCTCCGCCGCCCTGCAGGAAGAGCTGCTGCGCAGGGCCCGTGCCCGCGCCGCGGGTCGTCCCGCGGCCCAGGCGCCCGCAGCCGTCCGCGAGTTCGGCCCCGCCCCGCTCACCCACGCACAGCGCCGCATGTGGCTGATGGAACGCCTCGGCCAGAACGGCGCCCAGTACAGCGTGCCGTTCGCCACCCGGCTGCGCGGCCCGCTCGACCTGGACGCCCTGAGCGCGGCGCTCACCGAGCTGGTACGCCGCCACGGGATCCTGCGTACCCGCTACGGACGCGACGGCGACGAGCCCTGGCAGGAGACACTCCCCGCCCCCGACACCCTCACGGTCGACCTCGTCGAATCGCCGGGCGACGGCGACGGCGACGGATCCGGTCTCCTGGCCGCCGAGGCCCGCCGCCCCTTCGACCTGGCCGACAGCACCACCCCGCGCGCCCTCGTCCTGCGCCACGGACCGCAGGACCACACCGTCCTGCTGACGTTCCATCACATATCGATCGACGGCGGCTCGTTGGAGACCGTGGCCCACGAAATCGCCACCCTCTACGCCGCTGCGCGCGACGGCCGCACCGCCACGCTGCCCGAGCCGCCGCAGTACGCGGACTTCGCGCGCCGTGAGCACGCCGACGCGGCCCGCCTCGACGCCGGCCTCGCCCACTGGACCCGCACGCTCGCCGGAGCCGCCCCGCCGCGGCTGCCCCGGCCCGCCGCGCCGCCCGCGGATGCGGCACGGCGCCCGGCGGCGACCCGCACCGCCGCACTCGCCGACCACGTGCTGCCCGCCCTGCGCGAGCTCGGGCGCACGCGCCACGCCACCGTCTTCACGGTGGGCCTCGCCGCCGCGTTCGCCGCACTGCACCGGCTCACCGGCGAGCGGGACCTCGTCATCGGCTGCGCCGCCACCCACCGTGAGGGCCAGGCCATGCGCGGCCTGGTGGGGCTGTGCGTCAACACCCTCCCGGTACGCGTCGACCTGTCCGGCGACCCCGGCTTCGCCACCCTCGTCGAGCGGGTTCGCGACGCGCTGCTCGCGGCCCAGCAGCACCGCGACGTGCCCTTCGACCTGATCCTGGAACGCCTCGGGGCCGGAGCCCGGGGGGACGACGGCACCGCCCTGGTGCGCGTCACCACCGACGTCGTCGGCGCTCCGACGGCCCTCGAACTGCCGGGACTTGAGGCAACCGCCGTCGATGTCGGCCTGGGCGAAGCCAAGTTCGACCTGACGCTCGGCCTCCTGGACACCCGGCGCCCCGAGAGCCTCGTCCAGTACGCGCGGACCGCCCTGGACGACGAGACGGGTGAGGCACTCGGGACGTCCTTCGCCGAACTGCTCACCGCCGTCGCGGCCGATCCCGCTCTCCCGCTCTCCCGCCTGCCCGGCCGCCTCGCCGAACCCCCGTCCGTCCAGGGGCACCCCGCACAGGCCCGCCTCCTGGCCCACCCGGACGTGGCCGACGCACACGTACCGGATCCGCAGGGCGGCCCGCTGCTCGCGTATGCCGTACTGGACCGCATCGGAGGGCCCTCACCCGTCCAACTCCGCAGCCATCTGCGCGACGTTCTCGGGCGTGACCTCGTGCCGGCGGCCGTCATGCTGCTGGACGCGATGCCGCGTGCGGCCGACGGCTCGGTGGACACCGCCCGGCTGCCCGCAGCCCCGCGCACCACGTCGCCCGGAAGCCGCCACATCGAAACGGTGACGGAGGCGTTCGCCGGGCTCCTCGGCCGGCGGCCGGGACCGGACGACGACTTCTTCGCGCTCGGCGGCCACTCCCTGGCCGCGGTCCAGCTCGCCGAACGCCTTCGCTCCACCCTGACCCTGCCGCTGATCGGCCTCGACATCATGCAGACCCGTACGCCACGGGCCGTCGCGGCGCTTCTCGACGCGCGCGCGGCGCAGCGGGCGGCAGCCGCCGCGGCGACGGCATCGTCATCGACGGCGTCGCCCCGGCCGCGCCGGGTGCGGGAAGGCACGGTCCTGGTGACGGGCGGCACGGGCGGGGTCGGCGCGTTCGTCCTGCGCGAACTCGCCGCCCAGGGACGGCCGGTGATCGCGCTGGCCCGGCCCGAGTCCGCGCACCTCGTCGCCGGCGACGGCATCGACGTGATCGAAGGTGACCTCGGCGACCCGGACAGCCTGCGCGCGGCCGTCGAGAGCGCCGACGCGGTGATCCACGCCGCGTGCACCTTCACCCGTCCCGAGGTGGACGTCGCCGCGATGCGGGCCATGGCCGACGCCTGGCGCGCCGGCCCCTTCGTGTTCGTCAGCAGCGTCGACGCCTACGGCCACCCGTCGGCCGCCGAGGTCGCGGAGGAGTCGCCCTCGCAGGCGCCACTGAGCGCGTATGGACAGGCCAAGCTGGACTGCGAACGGCTCCTGCTGCGCGCGGCGGGCACCGGCGGCCGGGGCGGCGCGAGCGCCGTGCGCTCACCCATCGTCTGGGGAGCCCACGACCGGCTGCGCGACCAACTGCGCTGGGGCGCAACGGGATTGCTGTACCAGGCCGCGCTCGCCGGACGGCCCGTCGGACTGCCGGCCCCCGGCGCCGGCGGACACGACTGGTACGGGGCGCCCTGGGTGCACGCCGCCGCCCTGGCCCGCGCCGTGACCTCCTGCCTCGACGCGCCCGTCCACGGCGTGGCCAACGCGG
- a CDS encoding amino acid adenylation domain-containing protein, which produces MTQQLRNRQSGERPGDVRSGTAPSILRGAPLAEPAAAGRGVLARYEEWVRRSPQAPAVIDGEHRWSYARLDEAADAVAATLTGRVGPGDIVGVCLDRSAALVVTAIALARIGAVYLPLGPRPGERRIAAVAEDIGVACLIGAPDVLTKHHQADEMVELPVSGKGANAASSVVAAFTPVTPGARTAPVEALYAVLTSGSTGRPKAVTVAGAALAALVDWYREETGLAPGDRQSLLIGVAFDPHLLELWSGLTCGAALIPAPDEVRWDPAALTDWWRAAEVTACVAATPMIEPLLDRPWPPELKLRHLMVGGDRMRRRPGPDVTATVYNAYGPAEATVVTTTHAMRASDPDVGSDEAPPIGTPIAGATVAVTDAEGRVLARGEDGELRIGGTCLALGYLDPELTARRFTVPPAELAGLERMYRTGDRVRMLDDDRLVFLGRLDDQVKISGVRIEPAEVEAAFEQHPAVRSAVVTAPRDARGRARLVAHVLPVPGTTPGADDLLAGVRAWLPEQAVPSTVRIVDDFPLDANGKVDRPALLKQAEQEPGAGTAETAVPTDATPDERLVLATVRDLLGRPETTLDDNFSDAGGTSLLAARLLEALEKATRVRLRAPELLRQPDLRAIAAVLDKRRAAARTPGP; this is translated from the coding sequence ATGACACAGCAATTGAGGAACCGTCAGTCCGGGGAGCGTCCCGGCGACGTCCGGTCGGGTACCGCCCCGAGCATCCTGCGCGGCGCCCCCCTCGCCGAGCCGGCGGCTGCCGGCCGGGGAGTCCTCGCGCGCTACGAGGAGTGGGTGCGCCGCTCACCCCAGGCCCCCGCGGTGATCGACGGGGAGCACCGGTGGTCCTATGCGCGGCTCGACGAGGCCGCCGACGCGGTCGCCGCGACGCTGACGGGCCGTGTCGGGCCGGGGGACATCGTCGGGGTGTGCCTCGACCGGTCGGCCGCCCTGGTCGTCACCGCGATCGCGCTGGCCCGCATCGGGGCGGTCTACCTGCCGCTCGGCCCGCGCCCCGGAGAGCGCCGCATCGCGGCGGTCGCCGAAGACATCGGCGTCGCCTGCCTCATCGGCGCCCCGGACGTTCTGACGAAGCATCACCAGGCAGACGAAATGGTCGAGTTGCCGGTGTCCGGCAAGGGAGCCAACGCGGCTTCCTCCGTCGTGGCCGCCTTCACGCCGGTGACGCCCGGCGCGCGCACCGCGCCCGTCGAGGCCCTGTACGCGGTGCTCACCTCCGGCTCCACCGGCCGGCCCAAGGCCGTCACGGTCGCCGGGGCCGCCCTGGCCGCCCTCGTCGACTGGTACCGCGAGGAGACCGGGCTCGCCCCTGGCGACCGCCAGTCCCTCCTCATCGGTGTCGCCTTCGACCCCCACCTGCTGGAACTGTGGTCGGGCCTGACCTGCGGCGCGGCCCTCATACCCGCCCCCGACGAGGTCCGTTGGGACCCGGCCGCCCTCACCGACTGGTGGCGTGCGGCCGAGGTGACGGCCTGCGTCGCGGCCACCCCCATGATCGAGCCGCTCCTCGACCGGCCGTGGCCGCCTGAGCTGAAGCTCCGTCACCTCATGGTCGGCGGTGACCGGATGCGCCGGCGCCCCGGCCCGGACGTCACCGCCACCGTGTACAACGCCTACGGCCCGGCCGAAGCCACCGTCGTCACCACCACCCACGCCATGCGGGCGAGCGACCCGGACGTCGGCAGCGACGAGGCACCGCCGATCGGCACGCCGATCGCGGGCGCCACCGTCGCCGTCACCGACGCCGAGGGCCGCGTCCTCGCGCGCGGCGAGGACGGCGAGCTGCGCATCGGCGGAACCTGTCTCGCCCTCGGCTATCTCGACCCCGAGCTGACCGCCCGCCGCTTCACCGTCCCGCCGGCCGAACTCGCCGGCCTGGAGCGCATGTACCGCACCGGTGACCGGGTGCGCATGCTGGACGACGACCGCCTGGTCTTCCTCGGACGCCTCGACGACCAGGTCAAGATCAGCGGGGTGCGGATCGAACCCGCCGAGGTCGAGGCCGCGTTCGAGCAGCACCCCGCGGTCCGCAGCGCCGTGGTCACCGCACCGCGCGACGCGCGGGGCCGCGCCCGGCTCGTCGCCCACGTACTGCCGGTCCCCGGTACCACGCCCGGCGCCGACGACCTCCTCGCCGGCGTCCGGGCCTGGCTGCCCGAACAGGCCGTCCCCTCGACCGTGCGGATCGTGGACGACTTCCCGCTGGACGCCAACGGCAAGGTGGACCGGCCCGCCCTCCTGAAGCAGGCCGAACAGGAACCCGGGGCCGGCACGGCCGAAACCGCCGTGCCCACGGACGCCACCCCCGACGAACGGCTCGTGCTCGCCACCGTCCGCGACCTGCTCGGCCGCCCCGAAACCACCCTCGACGACAACTTCTCCGACGCCGGCGGCACCTCCCTCCTCGCGGCCCGCCTCCTGGAAGCACTGGAGAAGGCGACCCGCGTACGCCTGAGGGCGCCGGAGCTGCTGCGCCAGCCCGACCTGAGGGCGATCGCCGCGGTACTCGACAAGCGCCGCGCCGCGGCCCGCACACCAGGGCCCTGA
- a CDS encoding non-ribosomal peptide synthetase: protein MTVTRTGLPALVARHADRTPHALAVADGDTTLTYAQLAASARRLAAHLTEHGVRSGDSVALLMPRSARTVVAQLALWWAGASCVPLDPAHPAPRTAAVLEDSGATLTVGDGKLLEAAAPPGAILALPDDERLTDARTTTEEPGPDDTAFVMFTSGSTGRPKGVAVRHGAVAELVTDPGYVTVTARDRVLLHSPATFDGSTFEVWSALANGAAVVVCTTERPSFEDLARDVERHGVTVAFFTTALFHQLAMRRSRLFALLRTVVVGGEAMAAQHARAVLRAFPWVELVNGYGPTETTTFATAHRVTDADCDGPVPIGRPIAGATTHILDEQGRPTPDGTRGELWIGGSRLARGYTRRPELTAERFVDHPELGRLYRTGDLVSARPDGTLDFHGRTDDQIKVRGFRIEPGEIEHALREQPGVDDAAVTLRRPTPEDARLAAYVVAGPGPVPRSETLRARLAAVLPAHLVPDELTFVDRLPLTGSGKVDRRALAEPGTAARTAGAAAPLTPLQQAVADVWSRSLGCEVTRPDAGFLDLGGHSLLALVVAEDLREELGVELTLAEFFTAPTVAGHAALVERALLAAHTDPHSDALEDTDGH, encoded by the coding sequence GTGACCGTGACCCGGACCGGCCTGCCCGCCCTGGTGGCGCGCCACGCCGACCGCACCCCGCACGCCCTGGCCGTGGCGGACGGCGACACCACGCTGACCTACGCGCAGCTGGCCGCGTCCGCCCGCCGGCTCGCCGCCCACCTCACGGAACACGGCGTACGTTCCGGTGACTCCGTGGCGCTCCTGATGCCCCGCTCGGCCAGGACCGTCGTGGCCCAGCTCGCCCTGTGGTGGGCGGGCGCGTCCTGCGTACCGCTGGACCCGGCCCATCCCGCGCCCCGCACCGCGGCCGTGCTCGAAGACTCCGGCGCGACCCTGACCGTCGGCGACGGCAAGCTGCTCGAAGCCGCCGCGCCACCCGGCGCCATCCTCGCCCTGCCGGACGACGAGCGGCTGACCGATGCACGGACCACGACCGAGGAACCCGGCCCCGACGACACCGCGTTCGTCATGTTCACCTCCGGCTCCACCGGCCGCCCCAAGGGCGTCGCCGTCCGCCACGGCGCCGTCGCCGAACTCGTCACCGACCCCGGCTACGTCACGGTCACCGCCCGCGACCGGGTCCTGCTGCACTCCCCGGCGACCTTCGACGGCTCCACGTTCGAGGTCTGGTCCGCGCTCGCCAACGGCGCCGCCGTCGTGGTGTGCACCACCGAACGACCCTCGTTCGAGGACCTGGCCAGGGATGTGGAACGGCACGGCGTCACCGTCGCGTTCTTCACGACGGCCCTGTTCCACCAGCTCGCCATGCGCCGCTCGCGCCTCTTCGCGCTGCTGCGCACCGTCGTCGTCGGCGGCGAGGCGATGGCCGCCCAGCACGCCCGCGCCGTCCTGCGCGCCTTCCCCTGGGTCGAACTCGTCAACGGCTACGGACCGACCGAGACGACCACCTTCGCCACCGCCCACCGCGTCACCGACGCCGACTGCGACGGCCCGGTCCCCATCGGCCGCCCCATAGCCGGCGCCACCACCCACATCCTCGACGAACAGGGCCGGCCCACACCCGACGGCACCCGCGGCGAGCTGTGGATCGGCGGGAGCCGGCTGGCCCGCGGCTACACCCGGCGGCCCGAGCTGACCGCGGAGCGCTTCGTCGACCACCCGGAGCTCGGCCGCCTGTACCGCACCGGCGACCTCGTGTCGGCCCGTCCCGACGGCACCCTCGACTTCCACGGCCGCACCGACGATCAGATCAAGGTGCGGGGCTTCCGGATCGAGCCCGGCGAGATCGAGCACGCCCTGCGCGAGCAGCCCGGGGTGGACGACGCCGCCGTCACGCTGCGCCGCCCCACCCCCGAGGACGCCCGCCTCGCCGCCTACGTGGTGGCCGGGCCCGGCCCCGTACCGCGCTCCGAGACGCTCCGGGCCCGCCTCGCCGCCGTCCTGCCCGCGCATCTCGTCCCGGACGAGCTCACGTTCGTCGACCGCCTGCCGCTCACCGGCTCCGGCAAGGTGGACCGCCGTGCCCTCGCCGAGCCCGGCACCGCAGCCCGGACCGCGGGCGCCGCCGCACCCCTGACCCCGCTCCAGCAGGCCGTCGCCGATGTGTGGAGTCGCTCGCTCGGCTGCGAAGTGACGCGGCCCGACGCCGGCTTCCTCGACCTCGGCGGCCACTCCCTGCTCGCCCTCGTCGTCGCCGAGGACCTGCGCGAAGAACTCGGGGTCGAGCTGACCCTCGCCGAGTTCTTCACCGCCCCCACGGTGGCCGGACACGCCGCCCTGGTCGAGCGCGCCCTGCTCGCCGCCCACACCGATCCGCACTCCGACGCGCTCGAGGACACCGATGGCCACTGA